GAGATCACCGCGCGCACAGTGGTCCGGTTCAAGGCGGGCAAAAGGTTCAAGCAAATGGTTGACGGCCAGCCTGTGGATGAGGACTGATATCCCAATTTAACCCAGGCCGCGCTTTTATTGGCCCCTCCCCGCCGCAAACCATCGGCGTCTGAAACCTTCGGCTGTTAAGCCGGCCTCTTTTTTCACGCGGGAATTAGGAGTTTTACCCAGAAGATGAAAGCCGCCGTTTACGAGCTTCTTACGGAAATAGGTGAAGACCCGAAACGGGAAGGTTTGAAAAAAACCCCTGAACGGGTGGAGCAATCCCTGCGCCAGCTCACCGCCGGTTACAAGATGGACCCCATGAAGGTGATGGAAGGGGCCATATTCCACGAAGCCTGCGACGAGATGGTCATCGTGAGGGACATAGACATATTTTCCCTCTGCGAGCATCACATGCTCCCCTTTTACGGCAAAGCCCACGTGGCCTACGTTCCTTCGGGCAAAATTGTTGGTTTGTCGAAAATACCAAGGGTTGTGGAGGTTTTCGCCAGGCGGCTTCAGGTGCAGGAGCGGCTCACAAACCAGGTGGCCAACGCCATTATGGACGCCCTGCATCCAAAAGGGGTTGGGGTTGTGGTGGAGGCTTTGCACCTTTGCATGGCCATGCGCGGGGTGGAGAAACAAAACTCTGTGACAGTCACATCATCCATGCTGGGTAATTTCAAGACAGACCCGCGGACGCGGCAGGAATTTTTGTCGCTCATAAGAAAAGCGTAGCCGGGCGGCCCATCCGGGCCAACGTTTCCGGATTGGGCTGTTTTTTAAGTAACGGCGCCCAATATCGAAAACAGCACAACAATAAACGCTCCCACGCCGCCTATTATCATGGCCACCGGGCGTTTGCGATAGTCCCGCTCCTTGCCGCCCCGGTCTATGAAGGGCGCCGCCAGCAACACCATCACCGCAACCCCTTGCATCACGATGCCTAAAAGCTTGGGAGCCCACGACCCCAGGAACTCCAGATACTGGGCCACTTTCAGGCTGTAGAAAGCCGCCAGAAAATACCATTCGGGCTTGATGTGGGCTGGCGTATCGAAGGGGTCGGCCTTTGGCCCCAAATGGGCTGGAACCACCGTGGAAAGGGTGACCAGTATCATCAGCACCACACCGCAGATTATCACCTGCTCCAGCACGTGATGGGGGAAGAACCAATGCGCCTTACCCTCGGCTATAAGGCGCTTTTTCTCCTCCATGGGGAGAGCCTTCACCTCGAACTCTTTCTTCTGGGAAAATCCGCTTTCGCCGCTCATGGCAATGCAGTCCTAATCAACGAGTGTCTCCATTCAATCAACTGTCATAGGGGGCCGGATATGCCCTGTCTTCTGATCTGCAAAAGATGCAGGCCCACCACCCCGGCGGTCACTATGGGTAAAATCATAATGTGGATCGCGAAAAACCTGGTAAGTGTAACCTGTGAAATCTCCTCGCCGCCCCGCATGGCGTACCTTAATGACTCCCCGATATAGGGCAGGGCCGCCGGTGTCTCCGTGCCCACCACGGTGGCCCAATAGGCCAGCTGTGTCCATGGAAGCAGGTAGCCGGTGAACGACAGCCCAAGGGTAAGAAGCAGAAGGGTAACCCCCACCACCCAGTTCAGTTCCCTTGGCGCCTTGTATATGCCGTAAACGTATATCTTCGCCATGTGGATAATAATGGCGATTATCATCAGGTTGGATCCCCAGGCGTGCAAGCCCCGGATAAGCCAGCCGAACGGCACCTCGTTCATGACCTGGGCCACCGAAGCGTGGGCGCTTTCTATGGTTGGCTGGTAGTAAATCAGCAATAGCGCTCCGGTGACAATCTGGTTTAGGAACAGGAAAAAGCTTATCCCCCCGAAACACGACCACAGCCCAAGATACGCCGGGGATATTTTTTCAAATACCTCATCGTTCATTATCTCTTTTATGGCCAGCCTGTCGTCCACAGCCGAAAAAAGCCGGATTGCCAGCTTGTTGCGGATCTTGATGGGCCCCAGTTTCAGAACGCTTATTTCCATAACGGCCTTCAGGCCTCCTCTATCACTATGTATTCGTTTTCCAGCCGCGCCGAGTACGAGGGGAGCGGCTTGGGGGGCGGGCCGCCGAGCACCACACCTTTGGTGTCGAACCTGCCGCCATGGCAGGGGCACAGAAGCTCTTGGGTGGAGTCGTTCCATTTCACCACGCAACCCAGGTGGGTGCAGATGGCGGACAAGGCGTAAAGCTCCTGCTCGTTGGGGCGGATAATCACCGCGGGTTTGTTGAGGAACCGCACGAACTTGGCCTCGCCAATGGGCACTTCGGCCGATGATATCTTCATGGACTTGGCGGCGGCCTCTTTCTTCCCCTCCCGTGGCCACAGGAACATCCCCAATGGGTAAACGAAGCCGAATGCCGCAAGCGCGCCAGACACCCACAGGCTTATGTTGAGAACCCTGCGGCGGGTCTCGCCGTTTCCGTCGGCCGCAAGGCCGGTTTGCGTGGTCATTACCCTTTTAAACCTCTTTACCGCCGCTATTTATAACCTTGAGAGGATTCCGCCTGGTCCCGGTTCATTTCAACCCGCATCTCGGTTTCCTGCATTATGACCGGTGTGTAAAGGTAGTCCACCCATACCGATAAGGAAACTTTTTTACCCTCTGGCACGTAGAAGGTGAACCGCTCCTTGCGGGTCTCTTTCGGGTAAATGCGGTTGTCCTTGGCCACGGTGAAGCCATAGCCCAGCATTATCTCCGCGTCGGAAGTCAGCTCCGCTCCGCTTTTGTCGAATATGGCCTTTTCGTAAACCACCTTGTCTTTATAAACCTTGCCGCCGGGCACCCGCACCTCGCAATACAGTATCAGCTTCCTGGTGGGAATCCCGGTGGGAACCCGGTGGCCGGAACCCACGTTGGTCACATCCACCAATACCGTCATCCTGTCGGCGGAACGCTCAACCTTGGCGATCTTCAGCGCCAGCGCTTTCTGGAGCTGGGTCAATGAATGCGCCCCGGCCAGATGGTGGCTGAATATCTTCGGCCCCCGCTCGCTAATCACGTTGTTGGATATTTCTCCGGGGGCCTCCTGCATGTGGCAATACTGGCATGGCCTGCCTTCTTTGGAATAGGAGCTTTCCATCCACTCGCTGTAGGTGGATATGATGGGCACGCCGTTCAGCGAGTACTCGTGGCAAGTGGCGCAGAACGCGGCCTCCCCCTGTATTTTTGAATAGGCCACCTTGTGCTGTTTTACATCGCCTTTTTTGTTCGGGCCGTATTTGACAGGCCCGGCGTCCACCACAAACGGATTGTCCTTCTTCTTTAAATCCACACTTTTAACGCTGTGGCAGAAGTCGCAAGTGATGCCTTCGGAGGTGGGAGCCTCGTCAAGATTCAGTATATTGTTCCCTTTGGCGGATGGGGCGTGGCATCGCAGGCATATCTTCGCCGCGCCGCCGCCGCTTTTATAGTGGGCCTCCAGGTATGAAGCGCGGAATATGGGGTCTTCCGTGGCCTTGGCGTGCATGGATTCCTTCCACATGTTGTACAGCCTGGTGTGGCATTTTCCGCACACCTCGCTCCCGGTGAACCCCTTTTCGTTTATCTTTATGGATTCCGGGGCCGCCTGCCCCACAGCCTGCCGCATTGGAAACAGCGTGACCGCCAACCCCAGGGCTATCAAAGACAGAAGCTTTAAACCGCGCATAAATCCCGGAGCTTTAGGCAAACCTGGCCCCCCTCTTTTGTAGATTGTCCCCACGACTATATGGCCGCGTATACCCGGATTATCA
This DNA window, taken from Nitrospinota bacterium, encodes the following:
- the folE gene encoding GTP cyclohydrolase I FolE, with protein sequence MKAAVYELLTEIGEDPKREGLKKTPERVEQSLRQLTAGYKMDPMKVMEGAIFHEACDEMVIVRDIDIFSLCEHHMLPFYGKAHVAYVPSGKIVGLSKIPRVVEVFARRLQVQERLTNQVANAIMDALHPKGVGVVVEALHLCMAMRGVEKQNSVTVTSSMLGNFKTDPRTRQEFLSLIRKA
- a CDS encoding cytochrome b N-terminal domain-containing protein, producing the protein MEISVLKLGPIKIRNKLAIRLFSAVDDRLAIKEIMNDEVFEKISPAYLGLWSCFGGISFFLFLNQIVTGALLLIYYQPTIESAHASVAQVMNEVPFGWLIRGLHAWGSNLMIIAIIIHMAKIYVYGIYKAPRELNWVVGVTLLLLTLGLSFTGYLLPWTQLAYWATVVGTETPAALPYIGESLRYAMRGGEEISQVTLTRFFAIHIMILPIVTAGVVGLHLLQIRRQGISGPL
- a CDS encoding Rieske 2Fe-2S domain-containing protein, yielding MFLWPREGKKEAAAKSMKISSAEVPIGEAKFVRFLNKPAVIIRPNEQELYALSAICTHLGCVVKWNDSTQELLCPCHGGRFDTKGVVLGGPPPKPLPSYSARLENEYIVIEEA